In Pseudofrankia saprophytica, one genomic interval encodes:
- a CDS encoding VOC family protein, translated as MTDSTDNAVRFVAVSLDCADPQELARFYLELLGGTQLWSSESSAGVRVPGVVLVPQRVAGYQPPVWPGSSIVHLDLSAGPDLDETVTRAVALGARVAEPQSDPRWRVMLDPAGHPFCFTTLVPPDL; from the coding sequence GTGACCGACTCGACCGACAACGCGGTCCGTTTCGTGGCCGTGTCGCTGGACTGCGCCGATCCGCAGGAGCTCGCCAGGTTCTACCTCGAACTGCTCGGCGGCACGCAGCTGTGGAGCAGCGAGAGCAGCGCCGGCGTGCGGGTGCCGGGCGTCGTGCTCGTTCCGCAGCGGGTGGCCGGGTACCAGCCACCGGTCTGGCCGGGCAGCTCGATCGTGCACCTCGACCTGTCCGCCGGCCCGGACCTGGACGAGACCGTCACCCGCGCGGTCGCACTGGGGGCCCGCGTGGCGGAGCCGCAGTCCGATCCGCGCTGGCGGGTCATGCTCGACCCGGCCGGCCATCCGTTCTGCTTCACCACCCTCGTCCCACCAGACCTGTAG
- a CDS encoding NADP-dependent oxidoreductase: protein MRAITVRDRAAGARGLSLTEMPYPHAAENDVIVRVHAAGFTPGELDWPGTWTDRAGRDRTPSVPGHELSGVVAALGYGTTGLTVGQRVFGLTDWTRDGSLAEYAAVEARNLAPLPADVDHIVAAALPISGLTAWQGLFDHGRLATGQTVLIHGAAGGVGSIAVQLAREVGARVIGTGRAADRDTVLGLGADVFLDLRSDQLRDAGEVDVVFDVIGGDVLDRSVALVRAGGTLVTIAAPPRAQPRDGRAVFFVVEPDRARLADLAQRLRDGRLKPIVGAVRTLQEAPWAFAPDRRTPGKTIIRVAEDRESP, encoded by the coding sequence ATGCGAGCGATCACCGTTCGAGACCGCGCCGCCGGCGCCCGCGGACTCTCCCTGACGGAGATGCCATACCCCCACGCCGCCGAGAACGACGTCATCGTGCGCGTGCATGCCGCCGGGTTCACCCCTGGGGAGCTTGACTGGCCGGGAACCTGGACTGACCGCGCCGGCCGCGACCGGACGCCGAGCGTGCCTGGACATGAGCTGTCGGGCGTCGTCGCCGCGCTGGGCTACGGAACCACCGGCCTTACCGTTGGCCAGCGGGTGTTCGGACTGACCGACTGGACCCGCGACGGCTCACTGGCCGAGTACGCCGCGGTGGAGGCCCGCAATCTCGCTCCGCTTCCGGCGGACGTCGACCACATCGTGGCCGCCGCGCTGCCGATCTCCGGGCTGACCGCATGGCAGGGCCTGTTCGACCACGGCCGCCTCGCGACGGGCCAGACCGTCCTGATCCACGGTGCCGCGGGCGGTGTCGGTTCGATCGCGGTGCAGCTCGCGCGCGAGGTGGGTGCCCGCGTGATCGGCACGGGGCGGGCCGCGGACAGGGACACCGTGCTCGGTCTGGGTGCTGATGTGTTCCTGGACCTGCGGTCTGATCAACTGAGAGACGCCGGCGAGGTCGACGTGGTGTTCGATGTGATCGGAGGCGACGTCCTCGACCGCTCGGTCGCGCTGGTGCGCGCCGGCGGCACACTTGTCACCATCGCCGCGCCACCCAGGGCCCAACCTCGGGACGGGCGGGCTGTCTTCTTCGTCGTCGAACCGGACCGCGCCCGGCTCGCGGACCTCGCCCAGCGACTCCGGGACGGACGCCTCAAGCCGATCGTCGGGGCCGTGCGGACACTCCAGGAAGCCCCCTGGGCGTTCGCCCCCGACCGACGCACCCCCGGCAAGACGATCATCAGGGTCGCGGAGGACCGAGAGTCGCCATGA
- a CDS encoding HD domain-containing protein, with product MFPVTPAAEAALSVATRFYSPALRNHSIRSYLWGAMYGTAHGIAFDDELYYVAALLHDLGLTETFDGHRLPFEEAGGQLAWVFGVAAGWPAERAARVSEIIVLHMRDDVAPADDPESHMLQVATSWEVVGRRPEEFPSDARAEMLARYPRLGFGVEFLACFEDQARRKPGSAAAASVDKDAARRIAANPLESDPPA from the coding sequence GTGTTTCCGGTGACTCCCGCCGCCGAGGCCGCGCTGTCCGTGGCCACCCGTTTCTACTCACCCGCGCTGCGCAACCACTCCATCCGGTCCTATCTGTGGGGAGCGATGTACGGCACGGCGCACGGCATCGCCTTCGACGACGAGCTGTACTACGTCGCGGCGCTGCTCCACGACCTCGGGCTCACGGAGACGTTCGACGGCCACAGGCTGCCGTTCGAGGAGGCTGGAGGGCAACTGGCCTGGGTCTTCGGCGTGGCGGCCGGCTGGCCGGCGGAGCGGGCCGCCCGGGTCTCGGAGATCATCGTGCTGCACATGCGCGATGACGTGGCCCCGGCCGACGACCCCGAGTCCCACATGCTGCAGGTCGCCACAAGCTGGGAGGTAGTGGGCCGGCGGCCGGAGGAGTTCCCGTCGGACGCGAGGGCCGAGATGCTCGCCCGCTATCCACGGCTGGGATTCGGCGTGGAGTTCCTGGCGTGCTTCGAGGACCAGGCGAGGCGCAAGCCGGGCAGCGCCGCCGCCGCATCCGTCGACAAGGACGCGGCCCGGCGGATCGCCGCGAATCCCCTCGAGAGCGACCCACCCGCCTGA
- a CDS encoding PPOX class F420-dependent oxidoreductase, translating to MIFSDAEQRFLLRQPRGHLSTIGPDGVPQVKPLGFTYNPVLGTIDIAGYAMASSAKYRNVQANPRVAFVVDEVTEPTMQGAHFLEIRGVAETASHPPTDAHLATEIIRIHPRRVVAYNVDPDSPGLHTRDVTQDGTRDGDLPGRV from the coding sequence ATGATCTTCAGCGACGCCGAGCAGCGGTTTCTGCTCCGCCAGCCTCGAGGCCATCTGTCGACCATCGGACCGGACGGCGTGCCGCAGGTCAAGCCGCTCGGTTTCACCTATAACCCCGTTCTGGGAACCATCGACATCGCGGGGTACGCGATGGCGTCCAGCGCCAAGTACCGCAACGTCCAGGCCAATCCGCGGGTGGCCTTCGTCGTCGACGAGGTGACCGAGCCGACCATGCAGGGCGCGCACTTCCTGGAGATCCGCGGCGTCGCCGAGACCGCCAGCCACCCGCCCACCGACGCGCATCTCGCCACGGAGATCATCCGGATTCATCCGCGGCGGGTGGTCGCCTACAACGTCGATCCGGACAGTCCCGGCCTGCACACCCGCGACGTCACACAGGACGGCACGCGCGACGGCGACCTGCCTGGCCGGGTGTGA
- a CDS encoding zinc-binding dehydrogenase — MPGNGVGGQVVSVGDGVEDGWLGRRVITHTGGPGGWGGYAERVVAPAAELVAVPDGVDPLDAVAVLHDGPTALRITELARVEPGQRVLVLGAAGAMGILLVQLLRARGARVIGAARGTAKLDAVAAAGAEAVVDYSHPGWTDQVLEATSGTRPDVVLDGVGGGLGRDGYGLVADGGHFSAHGTPSGSFAQIDPDDARRRAVTTSGIGDLQIPAAERTRLVRELLPDLRHRLRPVIGQTFPLAQAARAHVALENRDAIAKTVLTVD; from the coding sequence GTGCCGGGCAACGGGGTCGGCGGACAGGTCGTCTCGGTGGGCGACGGCGTCGAGGACGGCTGGCTGGGGCGTCGGGTCATCACCCACACGGGCGGCCCCGGCGGATGGGGAGGTTACGCCGAACGGGTCGTCGCCCCGGCGGCGGAGCTGGTGGCCGTGCCCGACGGCGTCGACCCGCTCGACGCCGTCGCGGTGCTGCACGACGGACCCACCGCCCTGCGCATCACCGAGCTCGCCCGCGTCGAGCCCGGGCAGCGGGTCCTGGTCCTGGGGGCCGCCGGAGCGATGGGCATCCTGCTCGTCCAGCTGCTGCGCGCCCGCGGCGCGCGGGTCATCGGCGCGGCCCGCGGCACGGCGAAGCTCGACGCCGTCGCGGCCGCGGGCGCCGAGGCCGTCGTCGACTACAGCCACCCAGGCTGGACCGACCAGGTACTGGAGGCGACGAGCGGCACCCGCCCCGACGTGGTGCTCGACGGGGTCGGCGGCGGCCTCGGCCGGGACGGCTACGGCCTCGTCGCCGACGGCGGGCACTTCTCCGCCCACGGCACGCCCAGCGGCTCCTTCGCCCAGATCGACCCGGACGACGCCCGCCGGCGCGCCGTGACGACCAGCGGCATCGGTGACCTGCAGATTCCAGCCGCCGAACGGACCCGCCTCGTCCGCGAGCTGCTGCCCGACCTGCGTCATCGGCTGCGACCCGTCATCGGGCAGACGTTCCCGCTCGCGCAGGCGGCGCGGGCCCACGTGGCGCTGGAGAACCGAGACGCGATCGCCAAGACGGTGTTGACCGTGGACTGA